A window of Amyelois transitella isolate CPQ chromosome 30, ilAmyTran1.1, whole genome shotgun sequence contains these coding sequences:
- the LOC106142096 gene encoding rutC family protein C23G10.2, translated as MSQKVTKTIVSTIKTYRPVGPYSQAVLADRTLYVSGVLGLDTTSKLVQGAGAQTRQALDNLRHILEAGGASLESCVKTTILLANLDDFAEVNKIYGEYFTKNYPARATYQVARLPLGAAIEIEAVALSGDLVINESTSARV; from the exons atgtctcAAAAAGTGACAAAAACTATTGTTTCTACGATCAAGACTTATAGACCGGTTGGTCCGTACAG CCAAGCGGTCTTAGCAGACAGAACCCTTTACGTCTCCGGGGTTCTAGGGCTGGACACGACCTCCAAACTCGTCCAGGGTGCGGGTGCTCAGACCAGACAGGCCCTGGACAACCTGAGGCACATCCTGGAGGCAGGAGGGGCGTCGCTGGAGTCATGTGTCAAGACCACCATACTATTGGCGAATTTGGATGACTTTGCTGAAGTCAACAAAATTTATGGAGAAT atTTCACCAAGAACTACCCGGCGCGTGCTACGTATCAGGTGGCGAGGCTGCCGTTAGGTGCAGCCATCGAGATTGAAGCCGTTGCCCTTAGCGGGGACCTTGTTATCAACGAATCTACCAGCGCGCGcgtttaa